The Elaeis guineensis isolate ETL-2024a chromosome 14, EG11, whole genome shotgun sequence genome has a segment encoding these proteins:
- the LOC140853727 gene encoding protein SRC2 homolog, producing the protein MACSKLKVTLNSAKDLQKVHLFSKMQVYAEVWLSGDRGSRQQTPSDRKGDRNPTWNSTICFHIPADNNGRQVLHILLRAECALGDDRDVGEVRIPLSELLDAAAGNEPKSVSYPVCKCTSGKTKGTLNLSYKVGKKITGPAPAPPSAPLHSSGVPTSDQPVLAHPPYGAQPYPPPPPHGYVPPPHQATYGYPPVVYLYAPAVQPPKKNEFVVHIVTTVCSVGPPTP; encoded by the coding sequence ATGGCGTGCAGCAAGCTGAAGGTCACCCTGAACTCGGCCAAGGACCTCCAGAAGGTCCATTTGTTTTCCAAGATGCAGGTCTACGCGGAAGTGTGGCTCTCCGGCGATCGTGGGTCGCGGCAGCAGACGCCTTCCGATCGGAAGGGCGACCGAAACCCCACCTGGAACTCCACCATCTGCTTCCACATCCCCGCTGACAACAATGGGCGCCAGGTCCTCCATATCCTCCTCCGTGCCGAGTGCGCCCTCGGCGACGACCGCGACGTCGGCGAGGTTCGCATCCCCCTGTCGGAGCTCCTCGACGCCGCCGCCGGCAACGAGCCCAAGTCCGTCAGCTACCCGGTCTGCAAGTGCACCTCCGGGAAGACGAAAGGCACCCTCAACCTCTCCTACAAGGTCGGCAAGAAGATCACCGGCCCCGCGCCGGCTCCGCCGTCGGCCCCCCTGCATTCTTCGGGGGTTCCCACGTCCGATCAGCCCGTGCTGGCGCATCCGCCCTACGGGGCGCAGCCAtacccgccgccgccgccgcatgGGTACGTGCCTCCGCCGCACCAGGCCACGTACGGGTACCCGCCGGTGGTATACCTCTATGCGCCGGCGGTGCAACCGCCGAAGAAGAATGAGTTCGTGGTGCATATTGTGACGACGGTTTGCTCGGTGGGGCCTCCCACGCCATAG